The genomic region aaCTGAAATAGGGGTACGTGGCAGTTATCAAGCACTAGAAGTCAAATCGTTCGCTACGCTAATCGTCCTGACTACTGATCTCCTTGGCCAATTCCCTTTCTACCCTTCTCTTCTATTTATTTCCGCttcaaaatttctatttattatttgttcgTCTCCTTCACCTACAttccaaaagcaaaaaaaaaaaaaaaagaaaaaaaaatcaccaCCACCGCCTCCGTCTCCATCGCCGCTATCAACACCACCACAGCGGTGGAGCCAATACTCCTGTCTACTTTTTAGGGAGATACAGTAAAGGGCGTATTAATATAATAGCAAgggtttttataataatgagaTAGACATGGTGGGTTTAAGTATACTTTTGGAAGCACAGCAGAAGCAGCAGGTTGGTTttgctaataataataagaagaaaactCCACAGGTTATCAACAAAGCTACTTTGAATATGATGATGATCAATAAATTGCCTTCTCCTTTACCTTCTTCAACTTCTTTGTCTTCCCTTTCATCTTTTAAACCCCCAACTTTTTTGGAACATTGTTTTCTTTGTGGACAGAAACTCTTGCCTGGCAAAGACATCTACATGTACAAGTAAGTCTGTAAAAAAAGACTGTTTCTTTCTCtctgttctttttttcttctctccaAAAGGATATACTCAGatcttattttttcatattaccTCAATTAACACTTCATTCTCACCTGTTAATCTATAAAGTTGCGATCTTTACTTGTTTTTTAGTGTTCTCGTGTGGTCTTCTTTAATGgttttatgcttttatttcaTGCACAAAGCTTGATTTTTGTTGTTCGTTCATTTCTTTGTTTGTAGGGGAGACAGAGCTTTTTGTAGCGTGGAGTGCAGGTGTAGACAGATATTTACGGACGAGGAAGAGACtttaaggaaagaaaattgtTCATTTGCTGCCATGAAACCAACCTCTACGTCTGCTGCTACtgctcctccttcttcttcaacttCGGCTTCTCGTCACAGCAAAAGCACCAGAAACAGAGCGGGTGGTTTTGCATAttgagagagagggagagagagcaGGAACTGAAAAACATgagttatcttttttctttaataattttgtttcagtttttaCCCTTGTGTCTTTTTTGTAATGACGTTCGTATCTGTCTTTGTCAATCGGTTTTGCTACCTGGTATGAAGCCAATAGGGCATTTAAAATCTTAGCCCGCGTATCTATACCTATATGGGTGCCCATTGTTTTTGCATTGTGGCTTTAGTTAATTAGGAGGATTAGTTTAGCTTTAATCTAGTTCATTGATTATGATTATTACTAATGTGTTCTTGTCTTGTTTTTCAAACATTTTGTTAAGTTAAATCTTAAGGGTTCATGAGAGTTATCATGTTTTCTTGGAACAAACAATAACAATAGTGTGTTTGTTTGTTCACTTGTGTGAAGCATGCAAGATGACAAAAAGGTATGCTTAAATGTTGGATTCTTGTGCTAGATAAAGAGCATTTTAGCGTTGGTTGTGGAAATAATACTTTTGAAAAACAATTTCTGGAAATTTCTAATGTTTTTATACattccaaaaaaataaaaatgctgcatattttttgaacttctatatattcaaataaaatgaatttagaggTCCATTGAGAGTTATCATCCTTTTCATTTGTTTCTATTTAATTCTCAATTGAATAATGAATGGTAAAAAAATGCTCTACATATAAGTTGAATAAAGTTAATATGAATGATTGACACTTaagatttataataaatatagtttagtaatgataattatatcagctatagaaataattaacttatttaatctATATTAGGAAAACTAGTGGCTGGGTCGAATGAGTAGAGCAAGTTTGGTCCCTTAAAACCCGCATTAAATTTCATGGGCGCTCATTGTTTTAAAGCTCAGCCTATGGATATGGAGGCAGGCAGATACATAAATATTGAATTGAAtgacacatatatatatattatacgtTAGAAAGTTACTTTAGTGTATCACATCCCACTGTCACAATAGTGACACCTACTTTGAAgatcttatatttaaataaaaaatatattaattattttatacatatggATCGAATTTAAATTCTGAGACTCATTTCAAATTATGTATACTCTAAATTAAAAGTCAGTGATTGTggatttgatttaatttagtaattaattaagttaggTGAGACATGAATTGCacagtaaaatataaagaaagctAAAACGTGGttgaaactaataatttacaaagggtataatttagaaaaaagcAAAGAGATAATATGttcatataaagaaaaagtcaCCCATAATATATAGTTTAGAATCGGGGTggaaaaaaacatataaaagaaaaagaaaacatagaaTCTCGATCcaaatatatagtttttacCTCTTAACTCTATCAAAATTGCCCCTAAAACTCTTCCAattttaactttctttttaaactttacttttgtttcttttctttatgtataaattcttttttcaagATTTTCTAATCTGGTTCCATTTTAAACAACCTTAATGGTCTTTTTCATCTTATTtcgattttattattgatcttttttttttgttgttgatcTCATGtgggataaaaaaaaaaagaaagaagggtGTTGAATGTTAAAAATAGAAGTTAAAGGGCATAATAGAGGAAAATAAAAGTTCCGGGATGCTAAAGACTAATGGAGTAAAATATGaggtaaaaatataaaatcggGAAAGAATCATATAAAATGCCAGTGTGACCATGCAGGAAGATGAAGATTAGGAAGGCTAGAAAGGGCAGAATGGCAAAGTAAGGGCGAATGTAGTAATTTGGAATAAATAGGGTTTGCCACTTACTTTGTCTTTATTTGGTGGCACCATCTTCAAATCTTCCCCTGGAAAGGGACAGTGAGACTGTAAATgtacaattttattaatatatatatcccTAACCCCAcaacatcattaatttgatGGTTTTAGGGCGAAAGATTCATTTCCGAcgaatttgattttttttgtttgcttagattttattattaaattcacCGACGGATAAAAAATCTCTCTGGCGCTAATATTATCGTACGATCTTAACATCCAAAATTTTGGTAAGTTAAGTTTAGTGTAAGCTATGCACAGATTGCATGATGGTTACTGAGCAAATCACGGGCTTTCATAATCCCTCTTCCATCAATGCTTTCGTTATCAATTAAAGTTGGATTCCATTTCAATTACCAATTTCGAATCCTCAACCAGTCCAGGTTTTCATGGTTTTTGCTTCTCCTCCTCGTCAAGGAGTTCTTAGTTTTTTCTGAATGGAGATGCTGTTGGATTGGCATTAGCAGGATTAGAGACCCTGTTGCGTAGCCTGTAGTTTCTTTGGGCTCTGCCCTTCTTTCTTTACCagagaattattatttttctccttttaaacaaaaagaagaagagaatagTTTAATTCTGAAAAGCAGTCGCAGGAAAAAGATACcaaatgagaaagaaagaaaagaaaacccaaaagCGTAGAAAGCTAACTCAGGCAGACTTGCTACATGCGGATTGATTTATATGTTCAACAGCCATAACATTATTTCACTCAACGAAACGAAATGTTTTTCCACATGGCGGAACAGATTATGCAAAAGCATTTATGCTCCTCGCACCCATTTTCTGCTTACAGGAACAAGAAGAGTGAAAACACTATGCAGCTAATCTAATACAGAATATTTTAACAGCAAGAATTAACACCAGTAAAGCAAATAATTGAACCAAAGACCACAAATTCATATCCATCGTTTAAAAGTGAAATTTGATATACACGTTGGGCGCAAGAATCTCTGGCCAGAGTTTTCTGCAAGCCAGTGGATTTTGATTAATACATACAGAACTAACTATAGCATCACAATTATGAACTTACAGTCTCCATCGCGGTCAACCAGATTTGAATAGCAGCACTGCTTTCTGGTCCaaatagaaataaacaaaGTGGTTTGTCTCATGAGTTACATATGAGCCTGTGTAAagcagaaagaaagaaataagaaaagaaacctCTGAAACTTTGATTCAAGCAATAAAACAAACTGAGGATAGCATATgaaaacaatttatattttaagctttctcaaaagaagacaaaaagaaGCTTAAATGGAAGTGACTTCTTCAAGCCTGACAGGAGAACATAGAGAAAATACATCAAAGTTATCCACATCTTGGGCAGCCAGACTGCCTAATTAACTGTCAGAACAGATCTGCAGCAGCGAAATAAATATTCAACTGTTCATATTGAGGACTGCGAGGAAAATATAACATTGAATGAACAAGCTAATGCAAAACTCTAGAAGGTGTAAACGTAAAAGCTAGAAGGTGAAACATTCTGGTGACAGCCTGGCATAAACTGAGGCTACTAGCCTACAAGGTGACTTGACAATACCCTTCCCGCTCCATTCTCCATTACCAGAGCAAATTTAGCACATCATATTGGAGCAGATAAAAAGAATGATCACCAACCCACCAAGGCCCGCAACTAGTATTCCTACTTTATCCATGTAAAGATCAAATATTTACTTTGGCTACTTATATTGGTTATAAGAAATAAGTAATTCTATCATTTAATGCCCAGCCCTGCTTCAAAATCATGCTGCAAGAATTACTATTTGGCGTTCAAAAAGAGAAAGCAGAAACCAAGTAAAGTTTCTGATCAGAACTGAAACTAATAGCTATTAGCTCCTACTTGAAAAGGATTCTAGGAGAGTTAGCATTCAGTAGTTAAGAAGCAACAGAAAGTACATAAAAACTGCCTAGTTCCTTGAAAACAACCAAGATCCATAAATAAGCCCCCAACCCACTCCCAAAGCTACTAAGCAAGATCTGGTGGCTCTTAAAAGATCTTGTTTTTACTTTACACTTAAAATTGAGTTAATTCGTCGACCAAGTAACGTGGTCAATTATGATGAACTTGAATTCCTCAATTGACAGGATTACTTCGATCAGCACAACAAAATGTATTTGGAGCATTCAATGATGTTGGCACTCAGCCACCTGAGGTGCCGCCAAGATTGGGCAGGTTTTGAGGTTGGGTTCGTGCATGTTCCATAACTTGTATCTAACTGGACTAAATAGCTGACATTCTGACCATGTCTAACAACTTACAGAAATCAAATAAACAGCCTTGTCACTGACCTTTTATATTGCCTAACTATACTAATTCCCTCACAATTGGAAATTAATAGCATAGTAATTCTTAGCCAGAAAGAACTCAAACTCAGAccaagataaaaaaagaagcctCCTCTATATGTTACTAAGACATAGCTAAACACATCCTCAAATAAGTTAACCACCTAGCAAAACTCATATTGTCTTGTTGCTTCCCTGTTTCTTTGGTTATATACAAGCTAGTCTCTCGAGCAAGAACTTTGGTCCATAATGCTAGATATAGATTCCTAGAATGAAGGACAACTTTGAGCAGTCATAGAAGCAGTTGCATTTGAAAGAGACAAGGTACATTTGTGAACTTGTAGACTGCCACCAGAGAAAACAATAGGACTTGTCCATTCTTGAGATGTAAACTATTTTATCTAACATTTTGGGGGCATTCAATAATGCTGGCACCAAAATGACCCGAGGTTAGATAAGTTTTGAGTATGTTCCATCTCTTGGTGGTCTCAAAGATGAAcactagaaaaagaaaagaaaaaaaaaagactaccATTCACTCCTATTACATGAACCCTTTAAACTTCATTTTGACATAAGAGATACAAGTTTTAATTTCACTCTTTCTctctcacacacacacacactttCCATTAAACCAACACCAGATGCTTATATGGATAACCAAGCATTGAACCAAATTTGCAGCTATAGCATCTAATCTTGAGCTTTACTTcaataatcataaaagaaatcaCTTAAAATACCCAAAAACATCAAATCtgatcaaatataaattaacagAAAACCCAAGAAAACTAAAGAAGGTTACCAAAATTACGACCAACGATGCAATGCCAAGTGGGTCCATGCCTCCTATCAAACTCCTTCTTTATATGCTCTGCTACATCTTTCTCTACATTGTTCTTCTCAAATGCCTAAAATCaagggagaaaaagaaaaccaaatcAAACATTAACCCAAAAAGgcacacaaaaaaaaaaaaaagaaaaagaaaaagaaaaagaaaaatagagtgAGAGCTAACAGCGATAGCAATATCAACAGCCTCCTTCTGCATGTCAACTTTCATGTCAGCGTTTTTTATGATGATTTTCTTGGCAGTAGGAGGTGTAGCCGGAGATACTTTCGGATCATCAGATATGGGTTTTGTAACTAGACCTCCGATGATGCTTCTCTTTGCTTCTTCAGTACTCATTTCTTATTGTTTGGTTTTCCCTTTGAGCTGAAGTGATTTGGGTTCTTGGTATAAAGtggaaaagagaagaagaagaagaaaaacacTTGAAAAAGTGAGAAAATAAGAGAACAGAAAAAGGctttccttttattatttattcttctttgattattatttattgatttcttttcttttttacttaaCCAGTGACTCCGGCATGGGTGGATGGTAAATTTCGAATGGGCACGAAATTACTTTTACATGGTAAATTTCGAATGATATTgtactattttaataatataaaattaatgatctaattaaaataaataaataaaaaatgtaaaattagaTGATGATTTGTATTTTTAAGTGATTGGAATAgagaatttatatatgtaaactCCCAATTAGTTTAATACCTATTCAAACACCTATAAACATCAATAGTAACAAAAGTGAACAATATatcatcaaaattaatattgtataattgcaattgaataaattaaaaattcatgaaAATTAGATTactatttgtattattatccgaaaactttaaatttattcagGAATGGTAATTCAATGTTGTTAATCAATCTATTtacaaataacataaaataaaataaaaaatctatttgaacattatataaaattaatctacaCTAATTTTATACCATTAACTCTTATGCATGCAATggctcaaatttataaaacttttccaaaacaaaagaaaaaaaaactctatacgatgtcttttatttaataaactacccaattttaattgatttttcgtatgtgtatatatatattcaagaTGGAAACTAATCATGAATCATCACCGACCGACTGTGTATTAAAGATGCAAAGAAAGTGAAACTACGAAAATAATTGTGACAAGAGGAATAGGGAACCAGATGCTGCCAAAAAAGCAAAGCCACTTGTTATtaatttacaataatattttcagGGAAACCTAAAAGCTATTTTAAGAGATTAGTTTTGTGAGATGGTGAAACATCAGTCTAAAACTTGTTAATTTTACAAGCGTAATTGATACGTAAACAGCACCAATTTCTTACACATTGAGGTCTTCgaaaaatcatcaattatgcttcatcatcatcagtgTCTTGCACAACTCTATCCCTCCTCATTCTCTTGCCATTAGGCAAACCACATCCATCCTCGCCCTCGGACTCAGATTCCTCTGCAATCTCAGGACTGTCTTTTCGTCGTGAGGAAAATTTGTCTGATACATTATCTTCGGAATCTTCATGTGATCTATCCACATTAGCACCAACTGCATCGTCATTATTATGTTCATGATTTAAATCAGCTTCTTCCTTGTCGTTGGGAGGATCTAATATTCTGAAATCCCTGGAAGTGCTACGCTTGGCATGCTTCAGTAAATTGACTTTACTTGCCTTGCTGAGCCGGATGAGATACTTCTCATAATCTTCTATTTGGAAGATCAGCTCAGGTATGCATTTATTCTCCCTTTTAATCTTGTTAATGATACCCTTAGTATTAGGCTTTTCTTGTTGTACCTGCAAGTCCCGTCTAATAGAATCCatgaaaatgattttgaaagataaacatATAATGCAGTGTCATTTCTGTTCAAAGAGATGATAGACAGAAGAAATTCGTCATAAAATTAAGGACAATACCCTTTGAATCTCCGCAACGAATTTATAAAGAGGAACTGTAAGCTTCTTGCAGGTTACTTCTACAAGCCTCTGGAAAGTTGGAGTAGGTAGAAGTTGCTTGCATCCCTTAGTAGCAATCCTAAGCCTTGAAATCTGAGCCAAATGCTTGTAAAACTTCGCAATCAATCTTAATAGATGCTCTGCTTGAGGGTCTGTTTACGTATGTATTTAAGGATGAATTACataaatagagaaataaaTGTGATAGATTAGTTTTAGTACAAATTGCTTACTTACCCTTTAGGTTCatcaaaacaaagaaagataatACTTTCACCACTGCTTCAGCCCTCAAGTAAAGATTATCCTCAACGGTCAATCCTGGAGCATGTTCTCCACTCTGACTAACATGAATGTATCTCTGTTCAATCAAAAAgaatgtctttaattttttgatgGTCCAATCCATATCATTGATAACGGCTTCAATCAGTTTCAGTATGCATGAACTTATAGCAGTGCTTGTTGACTGGTTTATGATGGGGCACGATTCAGATATTTCTAATGGCTTGTTACTCTCCGGTCCAATAAATCCAGTGACATCCAGTAGCTCCTTAGACATGTCATGGGCCACAATCAAATCATCTGGAGGAGAACTTAAAGAAATTGCTAGAGCAGCCACACTTCTAGCAACTTTGGAATTTCTTATGCCATGGCTTTTGCAGACGTTAATACCCCAGGATCCACTAGAGTTCCTCCATTTGGAGGGTAATTTGTCACCAACCATTAACATTATATCACAGAGAATCTGAGAACAAAATGTCACCTTAAATCTTTGTAAATTAAACCAATTCAGCATCAAAGTGTGTATCTTATAAAAAGACATGCATAATGAGGCATGGGATACTTCATTTACCTCGATTTCATTAAAAGATGATTGTGCAAGAAGCTCAGCAAACAGTGGTCTCAGAATTTTGACGATGAGTAACACTTTGATTCTTATTTGGTGATCATCAATCCTGGAAgcttcttcaaattcttcatCCAATTCATACTCGAGTGTGGAGACTGACAACAAATCTTCAAGCAACCCAGAGGAGTTTGAATTCTTCAAACTAATTGCAATCAATTCCTTCAAGCACAATAATGCTAAATGAAGATGTTCCTTTCGGTCTTCAAAATCATTCTTCCCCTTCATCTCTTTTTTATGGTCTGTTGCAAACTTTGGCCCTGAATTGAGCAAGCAAATCAATTTCAGCAAAGGCGGTGCCATTAATTTGATTTCCCCATAGATTAGATTCTTAATTGgatcttcttttcttccagTGGCATAAGATCTTATATGATGAAGGGAACTATTCAGGACAAAAGGAACAATCTTAAAGCATTTCAATGTCCCACTTGAAGATGACTGGCTATGGTTCTGGGAAGCTGTGGAGCCTTTAAACCATTCATTATTGCACAGGTCCAATGTTGTTTTCATTAGCTGACAAAGACTTGAAGTTGCCAAAAACGGAATCTGTTCTTGAGTCATTGTGTTATTGCTGAAAAAACTATTACCAGGCACATCAAGAGTAGTAGCTTGCTGACTCCCTCTTTTGACACCACAGCTCTGCCTTGCAGATGTATACTTCTTCAGTGTTGAATGAAAATTAACTATCTCGAGAATTTCCTTTTGGAGATTGATCCTCTTCAAACCTGTAGCTGTCTCCAACTCAGAAGCAATACTATTCAATACCACTTCAATAAGCCCTGATAAAAGCAATGCATGGCATTTTCCTTGTTCTTCATCTGAAGTTGGACTAGGAATATCTGATCTGACAAGAAGAGAGGGAAACTAATAAGCATGATAgttcatataaaaaaacagCAGTTTTTCTCTCTCCTGTTTTCACTAAAGAAAACCAAGAAATGTTCAACTATATTGTATAGTACTGAATTATTGGTTCTCAACAAGGTTCAAAACAACGGAACTATATTGGCGGACAGAAAATCTGTCAAACCTTCCAAATTTCCCTTCTTTAGAAAATCCCGTATCTTCAGGAAAGCCTTGGAGAAAGACTCGCCAGATAGACTTCTTCCTGCCTGCAGCAACAGAACATTAATATGGAATTAGCTCTTCATCATTCATGTCAATGAagtgtattttaattaatagagATAATAATACCTCAATCTCTTGAGAAAGGGAAAAACCAAAACATGCCCATGAAGAATCTGGATGATCAGTTTTATCATGTGGTTGAAGTAGTAAGATCCAAGAAACACAAGATAGAAGACAATCTAGAGGCTCTTCAATGACAACCTTGCCACTCTCTGATTTTATGCAGCTACTAATTCCAAGTTGAACATCACTATCCtgttaatcaaattaaataatatcaagCACATAATTGAATTACTCTTACACATACTAATTCAGGTACAATATTGCATTTGAAGTTGAAGTCCATAAGTTTTCCTTTGCCAAATTTAACATAAGAGATTATAAActttacaaaaaagaaaaagctcaatattagaattccacttaaaattcaatatcaaATAGTCAACAACTACCTCCTTGAAAAAGCGAAGAAAGTGAGGCCagagaaaatcaaaaacagCTGCCGCACTTGCTGGATCCACCAAGACAAGCTTCAAAAGACCATGATACATGACTTCCTTCACTTTTGCCTAAGACAGGGATCAAAATGTTGCATTTATACACgcttcaaaaaagaaaaggaacagCACATGTAAAGAGATACACAAACATGGAACCTTCTGATAAAGACATCTCTGCAGTAGACCGCTCAATTCTCGGAAGAGACCTCCACCGTGACCGCTGGGTATTTCAGCTGGC from Ricinus communis isolate WT05 ecotype wild-type chromosome 9, ASM1957865v1, whole genome shotgun sequence harbors:
- the LOC8278753 gene encoding FCS-Like Zinc finger 15; protein product: MVGLSILLEAQQKQQVGFANNNKKKTPQVINKATLNMMMINKLPSPLPSSTSLSSLSSFKPPTFLEHCFLCGQKLLPGKDIYMYKGDRAFCSVECRCRQIFTDEEETLRKENCSFAAMKPTSTSAATAPPSSSTSASRHSKSTRNRAGGFAY
- the LOC8278751 gene encoding Fanconi anemia group I protein homolog isoform X1, with translation MATATTATTSGRDQNLPPPPLTDTEIINLAYKNHLHPYILSTSSIPTLISYLKTRSHSSVALTDYTLSLLSLISLSPHNPSLSSLLSSLLSTYTNLFLSLIIPRDSNSLKTINLFTTLLTYIPVNDLDSIADSILNHLSSLVTSEDTQILEIIPGCLSCLYSEKGKDSVNLILDKIIEIQWSKVLLIKMVSLGREFLQFLDKMRARVFLENVFNGMKGVDLQDLPSLAYQLLVLASKGFNKREVIEGILRFFGSDLGSKGSSIVRQIEGTVLLHVNFAVKQDPSLGQEVIRLVKLGCRALNHFTVSILLSIARVRRFKENSIGVLKTAVLSAYRDYKFSSDIMWLADDLKEEYLQNVQVLEKAILRAVNESNCGREHIVPTVVQFSFVLLESLEGGNHRDLCNFNGLLGVEALSVQMLKTLFEVHDMARNEIIEQCKFRILSVRPEQSTPIIRLLAFLVRSCPYPMLEHVSRLKELLDYFTFMNGNVASDLVTALVPLIKFNRDLRDYTILVVRKAMFRQEDAVRLAATNAIVSVILAEKQSNRDGFSFQDSSSQAGCSQPAEIPSGHGGGLFRELSGLLQRCLYQKAKVKEVMYHGLLKLVLVDPASAAAVFDFLWPHFLRFFKEDSDVQLGISSCIKSESGKVVIEEPLDCLLSCVSWILLLQPHDKTDHPDSSWACFGFSLSQEIEAGRSLSGESFSKAFLKIRDFLKKGNLEDIPSPTSDEEQGKCHALLLSGLIEVVLNSIASELETATGLKRINLQKEILEIVNFHSTLKKYTSARQSCGVKRGSQQATTLDVPGNSFFSNNTMTQEQIPFLATSSLCQLMKTTLDLCNNEWFKGSTASQNHSQSSSSGTLKCFKIVPFVLNSSLHHIRSYATGRKEDPIKNLIYGEIKLMAPPLLKLICLLNSGPKFATDHKKEMKGKNDFEDRKEHLHLALLCLKELIAISLKNSNSSGLLEDLLSVSTLEYELDEEFEEASRIDDHQIRIKVLLIVKILRPLFAELLAQSSFNEIERYIHVSQSGEHAPGLTVEDNLYLRAEAVVKVLSFFVLMNLKDPQAEHLLRLIAKFYKHLAQISRLRIATKGCKQLLPTPTFQRLVEVTCKKLTVPLYKFVAEIQRVQQEKPNTKGIINKIKRENKCIPELIFQIEDYEKYLIRLSKASKVNLLKHAKRSTSRDFRILDPPNDKEEADLNHEHNNDDAVGANVDRSHEDSEDNVSDKFSSRRKDSPEIAEESESEGEDGCGLPNGKRMRRDRVVQDTDDDEA
- the LOC8278751 gene encoding Fanconi anemia group I protein isoform X2, which gives rise to MATATTATTSGRDQNLPPPPLTDTEIINLAYKNHLHPYILSTSSIPTLISYLKTRSHSSVALTDYTLSLLSLISLSPHNPSLSSLLSSLLSTYTNLFLSLIIPRDSNSLKTINLFTTLLTYIPVNDLDSIADSILNHLSSLVTSEDTQILEIIPGCLSCLYSEKGKDSVNLILDKIIEIQWSKVLLIKMVSLGREFLQFLDKMRARVFLENVFNGMKGVDLQDLPSLAYQLLVLASKGFNKREVIEGILRFFGSDLGSKGSSIVRQIEGTVLLHVNFAVKQDPSLGQEVIRLVKLGCRALNHFTVSILLSIARVRRFKENSIGVLKTAVLSAYRDYKFSSDIMWLADDLKEEYLQNVQVLEKAILRAVNESNCGREHIVPTVVQFSFVLLESLEGGNHRDLCNFNGLLGVEALSVQMLKTLFEVHDMARNEIIEQCKFRILSVRPEQSTPIIRLLAFLVRSCPYPMLEHVSRLKELLDYFTFMNGNVASDLVTALVPLIKFNRDLRDYTILVVRKAMFRQEDAVRLAATNAIVSVILAEKQSNRDGFSFQDSSSQAGCSQPAEIPSGHGGGLFRELSGLLQRCLYQKAKVKEVMYHGLLKLVLVDPASAAAVFDFLWPHFLRFFKEDSDVQLGISSCIKSESGKVVIEEPLDCLLSCVSWILLLQPHDKTDHPDSSWACFGFSLSQEIEAGRSLSGESFSKAFLKIRDFLKKGNLEDIPSPTSDEEQGKCHALLLSGLIEVVLNSIASELETATGLKRINLQKEILEIVNFHSTLKKYTSARQSCGVKRGSQQATTLDVPGNSFFSNNTMTQEQIPFLATSSLCQLMKTTLDLCNNEWFKGSTASQNHSQSSSSGTLKCFKIVPFVLNSSLHHIRSYATGRKEDPIKNLIYGEIKLMAPPLLKLICLLNSGPKFATDHKKEMKGKNDFEDRKEHLHLALLCLKELIAISLKNSNSSGLLEDLLSVSTLEYELDEEFEEASRIDDHQIRIKVLLIVKILRPLFAELLAQSSFNEIEILCDIMLMVGDKLPSKWRNSSGSWGINVCKSHGIRNSKVARSVAALAISLSSPPDDLIVAHDMSKELLDVTGFIGPESNKPLEISESCPIINQSTSTAISSCILKLIEAVINDMDWTIKKLKTFFLIEQRYIHVSQSGEHAPGLTVEDNLYLRAEAVVKVLSFFVLMNLKDPQAEHLLRLIAKFYKHLAQISRLRIATKGCKQLLPTPTFQRLVEVTCKKLTVPLYKFVAEIQRVQQEKPNTKGIINKIKRENKCIPELIFQIEDYEKYLIRLSKASKVNLLKHAKRSTSRDFRILDPPNDKEEADLNHEHNNDDAVGANVDRSHEDSEDNVSDKFSSRRKDSPEIAEESESEGEDGCGLPNGKRMRRDRVVQDTDDDEA
- the LOC8278752 gene encoding dynein light chain 2, cytoplasmic, with amino-acid sequence MSTEEAKRSIIGGLVTKPISDDPKVSPATPPTAKKIIIKNADMKVDMQKEAVDIAIAAFEKNNVEKDVAEHIKKEFDRRHGPTWHCIVGRNFGSYVTHETNHFVYFYLDQKAVLLFKSG